The Sulfurimonas aquatica genomic sequence AGTATTCAAGAAGCTTCGGAGTGACTCTAAGCCAATCAAACTACTCTTATACGAAATATGAAGTTTCATCTCCTGCTGGAATTAGCTCGTATGATGTGAAAAATGCTACAGTAGGTGCTAAAGTCTTAACTTCACCTATTAGTGGAGTATTCCAAAGTGTGCCAGACTTAACGCCTATGACGGTTTTAGGTGCAGAGTCTGAGTCAGTGGCAAATGACATGATTGTTATTGCATTAAATAAACCTGTCTATTTAAAAGACATAGCGACGTTTGATACAAATGGCACTCCTTCAGATGTGGCGTTTGAATTAATGGATGATGCAAATGCTAGTGTAACAATCACAGATGTAAAACTCTCGGATGGATCAATGCTTGCAGATATGAATGCTTCAAGTAGTTTTGTATTTACATTGGCAGAAGCTATGGATGTGACTAAAGAGTATACTTTAACATTAAAATCAGGTTCTAAACTTACTTCTCCTGTGAGTAAATTGACTCTAAGTGGCCCGGTTGCTTTACCTGTAATGACAAAAGTTATAGAGATAGCACAACCAATGTATCTGTATCAATATTACGGGATGAAAGATCAAAATGTAGACTTGGGTGTATCGGGTTATGTCAGTTCTTATGCTGGGTCTAATTATTTTACTGCAACAAAAATCACTGCAACAAGTGGATATATGATTAATCAGGAGGATGTAACATCCCTCTTCTCGGGAACATATCAGACAGATAGTGGTTATGATGCATACTTTGAGGGAGATTATGCTATTCAAAAAAATCAAAGTTACTCAAGTATAGATGCTACTATAGCAGTTTCTGCTACTGATAGCTCAGATAAAACTGTAACAGCAATGAAAACATTTGATAAACTTTACCGATCTTATGTTCCATCAATATCAAGTGTTTATACCAATGGAACTGATGCTAATGTTCAACTTCAAATGTATAATTTTGATTCTTATTCAACTGATGTGAATGAATCAAACTTTAAGGTATATAACTATGATGCAAATACATCTTTATTTACAACTGAAGTATCTGGTGCGATAAGTAGTGTGACACACACTAGCGGAAGTAGTTCTGTATATGTCGACATTAACACAAGTGTATTAGATGCTAATAGTAGCTATGGTGTGAGAATGATGGGTGTGCCTTATTACGGTACAGAATATCCTTCTGACTTTACTCAGGATAGTTTTATATTTGGTGGTATTGTTGAGACTACAACAGCTAATCCAACAGATATACCTCTATAATTAATATAATATAACTTAGCTTCTTTTATTTAGAAGAAGCTAAGTGTATACCCTCTTTTTGTAAGCTCCTTTGTGCTACAATTTTTATATGAAATCATATATCTTTTTTTTAATCGTCATCTTTTTTTTATTTGGTTGTGGTAGTTCTAGGTCTGCACAGAGTAATGAGCCTCTAGATGATAATACAACTCAAAATGAATCTTTAGAAAATAATGCAGAGATAGACGATAACACAACTCAGATTGATGCTAATCAAACTCAAAATGATCCTCTTATGACATACCAGTGGTACCTATATAACGAAGCACAAAATGTTGGTGACGCTAAAGGTGGAAGTTATGGTGAAGATATTAACCTAAAAAGTGTTTGGGATAGCTACACAGGAAAGGGAGTGAAAATCTCCATCGTAGACACAGGTATAGACTCTAGCCATAAGGACTTACAAAATGTGGATCAAAACTTAAGCTTTCGTTATAGTGATGAAATAAATACAAGCGATTTAACTAGCTCGCAAACAAATAACTCTTTAGCAAATGCACATGGAACGGCATGTGCGGGAATAATAGGTGCACAAAAAAATAGTTATGGAATTCGTGGGGTGGCTTATGGTGCAACACTTATAGGATTGAATGTTTACTCTAATCCTACTGATGAGACTTTTTTACGAGCACTCTCTTATGAAGGAGTAGATATCTCTTCAAACAGTTGGGGAAACTCAGGCAACTCTCTTTTTGATGATACATATACAGTTTCAGGAATAGAAAGTGGACTGGAAAAAGGCCGTGAAGGAAAGGGAACTATATATGTTTTTGCGGCATCAAATCTTGCTACAAACTCAAATACATTTACACCTGCTAGTCATAGAGGTGCCATAACGGTTGCTGCTACGGATGCAGATGCAAAGCAAGCATCATACTCTAACTATGGATCAAATATACTCTTATGTGCTCCTGGTGGTGAAGATGGTTATAAAGAAGTTGCTATCGTTACAACTGATCTAACTGGAAAGAACTTTGGAATGGATGAGGGCATTATAGATAAACTAGAGGAAAATAATGGTGACTACACAGCTGTAATGAATGGCACTTCTGCAGCGACTCCTATGGTTTCGGGAGCTGTAGCTTTAATGCTTGAAGCGAATCCAACATTAACATGGAGAGATATCAAATATATTTTAGCGAGAAGCGCGAGAGTGAATGATGCATCTAATGACTCATGGCATTTAAATGGAGCAGGATATAGTGTAAGTGAAAAGTATGGCTTTGGTATGTTAGATGTGAATGCATCCGTGGAGATGGCTCTTGATTTTAAAAAGCTAGGTAATGCTTCAGAGACGACTTTGAGTCGAAACTCTATCACTCAAGCAATCCCAGATAATAATACAAAAGGCATTGTTAGCAGTGTTACTATTCTTGAAGATATACTTGTAGAGCATGTTGATGCATGGGTTGATATAACGCATGCATGTATAGGACAATTGAAGATAAAACTAACTTCTCCCTCATCAACCGTTGTAAATTTGGCATATGCAGATGGTATTAGTGGGAAGTATGAACAATGGAGATTTGGAGCAGCTCACTTTCTTGATGAAAATAGTAATGGAGAGTGGAAGCTAGAAGTTATAGATCCAAATGGAGGGTGTAATGGTGCTCTTAACGAGTTTTCATTAAAAATATATGGGAGAAAATTATGATAAACACTAATCATATTTTGATAGGAATTTTTATATCGGTATCGCTGTTTGCAGAGGATGTTACACTTAAAATAAAAAATACTATACCAATAATTTTAAAAAAAGTAGATAAAGGCCCACAAAATTCACCTACAAAAGCACAAGAGAAAATCTACTATAAAGATGACGAAATGCTTATTTTAACAAATAGTGTATTTATCTACTTTAATAGTAATGTAGATGTAGAAAAGTTCATGAAAGAAAATAAGCTAAGAGTGCTAAGAAAGTTAAATAAGTTGTATGTTGTTGAATTTTTAGAAGATATTGATTATATAAAAAAGATAAATGCATTAAATGAATTTTCTGAAGTTATCCAGGTTAAACCAAACTGGATTAGATCTTCCAGGGGACCAATGTAATAAAGTCTTTGATTTTGGAACTTAATTTGCTTTATATCATAAAACTATCCCAATAAAGGTAGGATATATGGATATTGTATTACGTAACAATCTCATTCTTATCACTACAGGATTTGAGACATTAAATACAGACTGGATGAGAGAGTTCTTAAATCATCATGCCCGCGGTATGCTCTTTTTGCCTAAGGCGGTTTTAGTGTTTAGAAATGAGACCCTAATCGAAGTTAGAGAAGAATTTTTAAGTCAGTTGAGCCAGTTTCATGCTGCTAAACATGATTTTAATCATGAGTTTTTTCTGCGTTCAATGTTGAAGTATGGAACGCAGCCTATTAAGATTGAACTTGATAAACTTGAAGAACCAGAGACTTTACAAGTACATCTGTATGCATATGATAAAAACACAGTTTTAATATCTTTGGACCAGCCAAACTCATGGGTATTAAACTATATGCGCTCACAGCTTGAAGTTTATGTGGAACGTGGAACGGACCTCTCTTTAGTTATAGATGTGTCTGACTATAAAGCAAAAGCTAGACTCGAGCGTGCTTTAAATAAACGCCATATCTTACATTATCAGATTCAGTATACATATGACAATCATTTTATGTCAAAACTCTACTCTGACTTTGCAAACTTTAGTTTTGGGGATCTTTGTAGAGATGAAGATGATGTTCATACACAGTTTTACACAGTTTTAGAATGTCCTGTAGGTGCAAGTCAAGATGCTCTTAAGAAGAGTTATAAAAAACTTACTAAAGTCTATCATCCAGACAAGATTATTCATGAAGCGCCACATATGGTTGAGCACTACACACAAAAGTTTCAACTTCTTCAAGAAGCTTACACAGCGCTAAGAGTAGTTAGTTAATAAAATTTTCTATCAGTTTCTCTTTAGAGCTGTTTTTTACAAGGGCTTCAAAGTCTTCGCTGCTAAAAAGTGCAAGTTTTGCTCCTCTCATATTTAGGAGTTCGTTTGAGAACCCGCGTTTAGAAAAGAGAACGATTTGAGTAGGTTCTATTTCCAGTTTTTCACATTTTTCATTTAACTTATGTAACTCTTTTTTATTTACTATGTGGTTTGTCCATTTACACTCACCAGCATAAATTTTCTCATCTTGAGTTATTGTAAGTATATCAATCTCTATATTTGCATCCCAGTAACTTCCTGAACTGATAATTTGAGAATCTCTTAAATTGTAATTTAAAAGTACTTCTGAGAGCTCTTCAAAAACAAGACTTGTATAACTGTTATGTTTAGCTTCAAAATTTTCAAAGAGTTTACTAAAATCTTTATTTTTTATATTTTTAATTTGAGGTGCAATGAAGTAGAACCAAAAACGCACAAAAGGGTGAGTGAAGAGGACCTTATGAGAGATTCTATGTCTTGAGTCCTTGCGTTTGAGTTTTGCTTTTGGATTCTCTTCGC encodes the following:
- a CDS encoding S8 family serine peptidase → MKSYIFFLIVIFFLFGCGSSRSAQSNEPLDDNTTQNESLENNAEIDDNTTQIDANQTQNDPLMTYQWYLYNEAQNVGDAKGGSYGEDINLKSVWDSYTGKGVKISIVDTGIDSSHKDLQNVDQNLSFRYSDEINTSDLTSSQTNNSLANAHGTACAGIIGAQKNSYGIRGVAYGATLIGLNVYSNPTDETFLRALSYEGVDISSNSWGNSGNSLFDDTYTVSGIESGLEKGREGKGTIYVFAASNLATNSNTFTPASHRGAITVAATDADAKQASYSNYGSNILLCAPGGEDGYKEVAIVTTDLTGKNFGMDEGIIDKLEENNGDYTAVMNGTSAATPMVSGAVALMLEANPTLTWRDIKYILARSARVNDASNDSWHLNGAGYSVSEKYGFGMLDVNASVEMALDFKKLGNASETTLSRNSITQAIPDNNTKGIVSSVTILEDILVEHVDAWVDITHACIGQLKIKLTSPSSTVVNLAYADGISGKYEQWRFGAAHFLDENSNGEWKLEVIDPNGGCNGALNEFSLKIYGRKL
- a CDS encoding J domain-containing protein; the protein is MDIVLRNNLILITTGFETLNTDWMREFLNHHARGMLFLPKAVLVFRNETLIEVREEFLSQLSQFHAAKHDFNHEFFLRSMLKYGTQPIKIELDKLEEPETLQVHLYAYDKNTVLISLDQPNSWVLNYMRSQLEVYVERGTDLSLVIDVSDYKAKARLERALNKRHILHYQIQYTYDNHFMSKLYSDFANFSFGDLCRDEDDVHTQFYTVLECPVGASQDALKKSYKKLTKVYHPDKIIHEAPHMVEHYTQKFQLLQEAYTALRVVS
- a CDS encoding DUF234 domain-containing protein, producing the protein MTNSKLLQQFRSFYFRNYPDDMEIFISYFAVFGGLGWDIDTSKPITTLIRELILDNFEILNEKIEELTLNEPTNKRLLQALAVGDRRIFSAFNRAGLNNGNGGGALNSLQESGLIQMEYSREKHPREENPKAKLKRKDSRHRISHKVLFTHPFVRFWFYFIAPQIKNIKNKDFSKLFENFEAKHNSYTSLVFEELSEVLLNYNLRDSQIISSGSYWDANIEIDILTITQDEKIYAGECKWTNHIVNKKELHKLNEKCEKLEIEPTQIVLFSKRGFSNELLNMRGAKLALFSSEDFEALVKNSSKEKLIENFIN